A region of Chloracidobacterium sp. DNA encodes the following proteins:
- a CDS encoding PQQ-dependent sugar dehydrogenase, giving the protein MPLQSMAATLPPGFTETSISGLSTPTAFAIHQDGRIFVTQQGGALRVIKNGVLLPTPFTSVSTTSSGERGMLGIAIDPDYAANRYIYVYYTATTPATHNRVSRFTADPANEDVALAGSELVILDLDNLSGATNHNGGAIHFGLDGKLYVAVGDNASSANAQSLNNRLGKILRINSDGTIPGDNPTTFPGIAGSTTGLNQAIWAVGLRNPYTFGVQPGTGRMYINDVGQNTWEEIDDAGGGINFGWPTCEGGFLQGTNTPCTNPNFTNPVYTYSSSSGSECTIIGGSFYNPTNTTFPAPYVGKYFFADYCAGWIKYVDPANPSATGAAPTFASGIGFGAVDIHVSNDGSLHYLNRSSGTIFRVVYTGNPTPTNTPTSTATATLTPTFTPTATSTPTNTPTVVPSPFPEYDLTVSQTDSPDPVVVGQQLTYTLTVTNAPSALGGFACPNVRFGYPSGVSFSFNSASGTGGFNAIPDVGGITYSGGCLSSTGGQPQSATLTLVITPTSAGTLTSLGTSVVVDPENTWHEDNENNNTAATIITTVTTATPTNTPTSTLTATATATATFTPTPTLTPTATHSPTSPPQSTNTNTATPTATATNTFTPTVTPSPILSFYDLRISQSDSPDPVRVNQDLTYTLLVFNYPRPQPPFGDVACPKVRFGYPTGVPFAFVSTTGTNGYTSMADMDGVTFTGGCISSEGGVVGSATLTVVLRPLSLGALLSAGANVVVDPENLCLEYDETNNAAQTISTTVVTTPVSRMAFDYDGDRKSDISVFRPSTGAWYLQQSQAGLYGTLFGFGSDKIAPADYDGDGKTDIAVYRPSTGIWYVFNSSNGNVTYHVFGLAEDLPTPADYDGDGKADISVFRPSTGTWYRQNSSDGTFFGIQFGSSEDKPVFANFDGDGKSDIAVFRPSTGAWYWINSSNGSIQGELFGNGSDILTPADYDGDGKTDLSVYRPSTGIWYSKTSFNSLYTYFIFGLASDIPAPADYDGDGHADICVFRPSDGTWYRHNSSNTQFVAFQFGTNGDKPTQTAFRY; this is encoded by the coding sequence ATGCCTTTGCAAAGCATGGCAGCGACCTTGCCGCCGGGTTTTACGGAGACCTCAATTAGCGGTCTTTCGACGCCGACGGCGTTTGCTATTCATCAGGACGGGCGGATTTTTGTCACGCAGCAGGGCGGGGCATTGCGAGTCATAAAAAACGGAGTACTGCTGCCCACGCCATTTACGTCGGTGAGCACCACGTCGAGCGGCGAACGGGGTATGCTCGGCATTGCCATTGATCCAGACTATGCAGCCAATCGTTATATCTATGTTTACTACACCGCGACGACGCCAGCGACCCATAATCGCGTCAGCCGGTTCACTGCCGATCCTGCAAACGAGGACGTAGCTCTTGCCGGCAGCGAGCTTGTGATCCTCGACCTCGATAATCTCAGCGGCGCGACAAATCACAATGGCGGAGCGATACATTTCGGCCTCGACGGAAAACTCTACGTCGCGGTCGGCGATAATGCTTCTTCGGCAAACGCACAGTCGCTAAATAACCGCCTTGGCAAAATACTCCGCATCAATTCCGACGGAACGATTCCCGGTGATAATCCGACTACTTTTCCGGGCATCGCCGGTTCGACAACGGGTTTAAATCAGGCTATCTGGGCGGTTGGCTTACGAAATCCGTATACGTTCGGCGTGCAGCCCGGCACGGGCCGCATGTACATCAATGATGTCGGCCAAAACACTTGGGAAGAGATCGACGACGCCGGAGGCGGAATCAATTTTGGCTGGCCGACATGCGAAGGCGGGTTTCTGCAAGGCACAAATACTCCATGCACTAATCCAAATTTTACAAACCCCGTTTACACTTACTCTTCGTCGTCCGGCAGCGAATGCACGATCATCGGCGGCTCTTTTTACAATCCGACAAACACAACATTTCCTGCTCCTTATGTCGGCAAATATTTTTTTGCGGACTACTGCGCCGGCTGGATAAAATATGTCGATCCTGCAAACCCGTCGGCGACGGGCGCGGCTCCGACCTTTGCGAGCGGTATCGGTTTTGGCGCGGTGGACATACACGTTTCAAACGACGGCAGCCTTCATTATCTTAACCGCTCAAGCGGAACGATCTTTCGCGTTGTATATACAGGCAATCCGACACCGACAAATACGCCGACCAGTACAGCGACCGCAACGCTGACGCCAACATTTACTCCGACAGCAACAAGTACGCCGACAAATACGCCAACCGTTGTGCCCTCGCCTTTTCCTGAATACGATCTAACGGTCAGTCAAACCGATTCTCCCGATCCGGTCGTTGTCGGCCAACAGCTGACATATACTTTGACCGTAACTAATGCTCCAAGTGCTTTGGGCGGTTTTGCATGTCCGAATGTGCGGTTTGGCTATCCGAGCGGTGTTTCATTTTCTTTTAATAGCGCATCAGGAACAGGTGGTTTTAATGCGATACCGGATGTAGGCGGCATTACCTATTCCGGAGGCTGTTTGTCATCTACGGGCGGCCAGCCGCAATCGGCCACGTTGACGCTCGTGATAACACCTACGTCAGCAGGTACGCTCACCAGCCTCGGCACAAGTGTCGTTGTTGACCCCGAAAACACCTGGCACGAAGACAACGAAAACAACAACACGGCGGCAACTATTATAACGACAGTCACAACAGCAACGCCGACAAATACACCAACGAGCACACTGACTGCAACAGCGACAGCAACAGCAACATTCACACCTACGCCCACGCTGACTCCAACCGCAACGCATTCGCCGACAAGTCCGCCGCAGTCCACCAATACCAATACTGCGACCCCAACTGCGACGGCAACGAACACGTTCACCCCTACAGTTACACCTTCGCCTATTTTGTCGTTCTATGATCTCCGGATCAGTCAGTCTGATTCTCCTGATCCCGTCCGCGTCAATCAGGATCTAACCTACACTTTGCTCGTGTTCAATTACCCTCGGCCCCAACCTCCCTTTGGCGACGTTGCGTGTCCCAAAGTGAGATTTGGCTATCCGACCGGAGTTCCGTTTGCATTTGTCTCCACTACCGGAACAAATGGCTATACTTCGATGGCCGATATGGACGGCGTCACTTTCACTGGCGGGTGTATTTCTTCTGAGGGAGGAGTTGTGGGATCGGCTACGCTGACCGTAGTTTTACGCCCCCTGTCTTTAGGCGCGTTATTAAGTGCGGGAGCTAATGTCGTCGTGGATCCTGAAAACCTCTGTTTGGAATACGACGAAACTAACAATGCTGCTCAGACGATCTCAACAACGGTCGTAACCACTCCGGTGTCACGTATGGCGTTTGATTACGACGGTGATCGCAAGTCGGATATTTCAGTTTTCCGTCCGTCGACTGGTGCTTGGTATCTGCAGCAGTCGCAGGCAGGGCTTTACGGAACTTTGTTTGGATTTGGGTCCGACAAAATAGCTCCTGCGGATTACGACGGCGACGGAAAGACTGACATCGCTGTTTATCGGCCATCGACAGGCATTTGGTATGTCTTTAACAGTTCGAATGGCAATGTTACGTATCATGTGTTCGGGTTAGCAGAAGATCTTCCGACGCCTGCGGATTATGACGGAGATGGTAAGGCGGACATTTCTGTTTTCCGTCCATCGACAGGAACTTGGTACAGGCAGAACAGCTCGGATGGTACGTTCTTTGGCATTCAATTCGGATCAAGCGAAGACAAACCTGTGTTTGCCAATTTTGATGGTGATGGGAAATCGGACATCGCGGTGTTTAGGCCATCGACCGGAGCTTGGTATTGGATAAACAGCTCGAATGGTTCGATCCAAGGCGAGTTGTTTGGAAATGGCAGCGACATTCTAACACCCGCAGATTACGATGGCGATGGAAAGACCGACCTTTCCGTCTATCGGCCATCGACCGGTATCTGGTATTCAAAGACAAGTTTCAACTCGCTCTACACATATTTCATCTTCGGCCTCGCCAGTGACATTCCGGCACCCGCCGATTACGACGGAGACGGTCATGCCGACATCTGCGTGTTCCGTCCGTCGGATGGCACATGGTATCGCCACAACAGCTCGAACACACAATTTGTCGCGTTCCAATTTGGCACTAACGGCGACAAACCGACGCAGACGGCGTTTAGATATTGA